TTTGTACTGTCTTTGCATTTTTCTTTATACAATATGATATTCTTTATCAAAAACAGGCAAAACGGCTATAATCCGGTGAAAAGAGCCGCTCCGAACAGGTAGACCGCGCTGTAATAAAGCAGCAGAATAGCCGCCCCGTAACAAAACTGCGTCTTTCCTCTTGTAGTCCGGTAAGCAATGATACCGTCTGATATGACAAAGCATACGGCGCCTGCGGCCGCCATCCCGGACGCCACCGTTGTAAATGCCGCAAAAAGCGTGACCGCCGAGGCTGCCATATAACAGAGCACCGCCATATATATGACCGCCGCGGTTTTCAGACTTCCAAGCGTCTTCATATCATTTTTAAATATAAGAAACAGGAGCAGATAGACAGCAGCCGCTCCTGCAACTGTATACCA
This is a stretch of genomic DNA from [Clostridium] hylemonae DSM 15053. It encodes these proteins:
- a CDS encoding lysoplasmalogenase, producing the protein MRVLIIAAVLMLAFGIIYGALRERIGCRSLVFKALATFMAVFLGMYGAIRFGGMTGTLVSFGLVLCMAADVALELDFVKGILLFGLAHICFITAFNRLARPEWYTVAGAAAVYLLLFLIFKNDMKTLGSLKTAAVIYMAVLCYMAASAVTLFAAFTTVASGMAAAGAVCFVISDGIIAYRTTRGKTQFCYGAAILLLYYSAVYLFGAALFTGL